The following coding sequences lie in one Alosa alosa isolate M-15738 ecotype Scorff River chromosome 21, AALO_Geno_1.1, whole genome shotgun sequence genomic window:
- the fhl1a gene encoding four and a half LIM domains protein 1a isoform X2, with translation MTDRFDCFYCRDNLQGKKYVNKDSKHVCVRCFDKLCANSCAECRRPIGADAKELNHKNRHWHEDCFRCAKCYKPLANEPFCARDDGKIMCGKCNSREEGARCQACYKVVMPGTQNVEYKNKVWHEECFTCFECKKPIGSNSFLNKGDDIYCAPCHEKKFAKHCFGCKQAITSGGISYQNQPWHAECFVCRTCKKALAGASFTSHEDAVYCVDCYKTSVAKKCNGCQNPITGFGRGTNVVNYEGHSWHEYCFNCKKCSLSLANKRFVLNGEDIYCPDCAKKL, from the exons ATGACTGACCGCTTTGACTGTTTCTACTGCCGTGACAACTTGCAGGGGAAGAAGTACGTCAACAAGGACAGCAAGCATGTCTGCGTGCGCTGTTTCGACAAGCTCTGTGCCAACTCCTGTGCCGAATGCCGCCGCCCCATTGGTGCAGATGCCAAG GAGTTGAATCACAAGAACCGTCACTGGCATGAGGACTGCTTCCGCTGTGCCAAGTGCTACAAGCCCCTGGCAAATGAGCCCTTCTGTGCTCGGGATGATGGCAAGATCATGTGTGGCAAGTGCAACTCCCGTGAAGAAGGTGCTCGGTGCCAGGCCTGTTACAAGGTCGTTATGCCAG GCACCCAGAATGTGGAGTACAAGAACAAAGTGTGGCATGAGGAGTGCTTCACCTGCTTCGAGTGCAAGAAGCCAATTGGCTCGAATAGCTTCCTGAACAAGGGCGACGACATCTATTGTGCCCCTTGCCATGAGAAGAAGTTTGCCAAGCACTGTTTTGGCTGCAAGCAG GCCATCACCTCTGGTGGGATCAGCTACCAGAACCAGCCCTGGCATGCCGAGTGCTTTGTGTGCCGCACCTGCAAGAAGGCTCTAGCGGGAGCCTCCTTCACCTCCCATGAGGATGCGGTCTACTGCGTGGACTGCTACAAGACCTCTGTGGCCAAGAAGTGCAATGGATGCCAGAATCCTATTACAG GATTTGGCAGGGGCACCAATGTGGTGAACTACGAGGGCCACTCTTGGCATGAATATTGCTTCAACTGCAAGAAGTGCTCCCTGTCTCTGGCCAATAAGCGCTTTGTGCTGAATGGAGAGGACATCTACTGCCCTGACTGCGCCAAGAAGCTGTGA
- the fhl1a gene encoding four and a half LIM domains protein 1a isoform X1, translating to MTFFRHSGPRHYLSATMTDRFDCFYCRDNLQGKKYVNKDSKHVCVRCFDKLCANSCAECRRPIGADAKELNHKNRHWHEDCFRCAKCYKPLANEPFCARDDGKIMCGKCNSREEGARCQACYKVVMPGTQNVEYKNKVWHEECFTCFECKKPIGSNSFLNKGDDIYCAPCHEKKFAKHCFGCKQAITSGGISYQNQPWHAECFVCRTCKKALAGASFTSHEDAVYCVDCYKTSVAKKCNGCQNPITGFGRGTNVVNYEGHSWHEYCFNCKKCSLSLANKRFVLNGEDIYCPDCAKKL from the exons ATGACGTTCTTCAGACACTCAG GGCCACGTCACTATCTCAGTGCTACGATGACTGACCGCTTTGACTGTTTCTACTGCCGTGACAACTTGCAGGGGAAGAAGTACGTCAACAAGGACAGCAAGCATGTCTGCGTGCGCTGTTTCGACAAGCTCTGTGCCAACTCCTGTGCCGAATGCCGCCGCCCCATTGGTGCAGATGCCAAG GAGTTGAATCACAAGAACCGTCACTGGCATGAGGACTGCTTCCGCTGTGCCAAGTGCTACAAGCCCCTGGCAAATGAGCCCTTCTGTGCTCGGGATGATGGCAAGATCATGTGTGGCAAGTGCAACTCCCGTGAAGAAGGTGCTCGGTGCCAGGCCTGTTACAAGGTCGTTATGCCAG GCACCCAGAATGTGGAGTACAAGAACAAAGTGTGGCATGAGGAGTGCTTCACCTGCTTCGAGTGCAAGAAGCCAATTGGCTCGAATAGCTTCCTGAACAAGGGCGACGACATCTATTGTGCCCCTTGCCATGAGAAGAAGTTTGCCAAGCACTGTTTTGGCTGCAAGCAG GCCATCACCTCTGGTGGGATCAGCTACCAGAACCAGCCCTGGCATGCCGAGTGCTTTGTGTGCCGCACCTGCAAGAAGGCTCTAGCGGGAGCCTCCTTCACCTCCCATGAGGATGCGGTCTACTGCGTGGACTGCTACAAGACCTCTGTGGCCAAGAAGTGCAATGGATGCCAGAATCCTATTACAG GATTTGGCAGGGGCACCAATGTGGTGAACTACGAGGGCCACTCTTGGCATGAATATTGCTTCAACTGCAAGAAGTGCTCCCTGTCTCTGGCCAATAAGCGCTTTGTGCTGAATGGAGAGGACATCTACTGCCCTGACTGCGCCAAGAAGCTGTGA